In the genome of Salinispirillum sp. LH 10-3-1, one region contains:
- a CDS encoding acyl-CoA dehydrogenase family protein, translated as MNEETHPYPKAAEYLAVTHEVQNQPPPLQNYNTFLADTALREMSTRFGTHRHEDDLIAYGELTGRADMIDLGFQANEHKPVLYTHDRYGHRVDLVKFHPAYHELMKTALEHGLHSSPWMHPGPGAHVKRAIKYYLHMQVEAAHGCPVTMTFAALPTLMQNEYVVKEWLPKVLAPEYDGRNVPFTEKSAVTLGMAMTEKQGGSDVRANTTRAFPLYDRGAEHAYELVGHKYFVSAPMSDAFLVLAQAPGGLTCFLLPRWRPDGTKNPLQIQRLKNKMGNVANASSETELRGALAWRVGDEGRGVRTIIEMVSLTRFDCMIGSSAGMRQAVVQALHHSAHRSAFGARLSEQPLMQNVLADLVLESEAALAYTLRMAQALDHQDDPGEQRLLRLGTAIGKYWICKRTPGHAYEAMECIGGSGLMEDCIMPRLLRESPVNSIWEGSGNVQCLDVLRATQKEPETLQAFLDEVGQAEGEHPEFDAFMNRLEHDLENTEDMQYRARNLTERLALAMQASLLLRGSCPIVADAFCRSRLSTHVGLNYGNLPTGIDCATIIQRATPMVNA; from the coding sequence ATGAACGAGGAGACTCACCCCTACCCAAAAGCAGCGGAGTATCTGGCGGTTACCCACGAAGTACAGAACCAGCCACCGCCGTTGCAGAACTACAATACGTTTCTGGCCGACACCGCGTTACGAGAAATGTCGACGCGCTTTGGGACGCACCGGCACGAAGACGACTTGATCGCCTACGGGGAACTGACCGGTCGTGCCGACATGATTGATCTAGGCTTCCAGGCCAACGAACACAAGCCCGTGCTGTATACGCACGATCGCTACGGACACCGCGTCGATCTGGTGAAATTCCATCCCGCCTACCATGAATTGATGAAGACCGCGCTGGAGCACGGCTTGCACAGTTCACCTTGGATGCATCCAGGGCCCGGCGCGCACGTCAAACGGGCGATCAAATACTATCTACATATGCAAGTCGAGGCCGCCCATGGTTGCCCCGTCACCATGACCTTTGCCGCACTGCCCACCTTAATGCAGAACGAATATGTGGTGAAAGAATGGTTGCCGAAGGTGCTGGCACCTGAGTACGACGGGCGGAATGTCCCTTTCACCGAAAAGAGCGCAGTAACCTTGGGCATGGCGATGACCGAGAAGCAGGGCGGTTCCGATGTCCGAGCCAATACCACGCGCGCCTTCCCGTTGTACGATCGAGGCGCTGAACACGCTTATGAACTGGTCGGGCACAAGTACTTTGTCTCGGCGCCCATGAGTGACGCCTTTCTGGTCTTGGCGCAGGCGCCCGGTGGCCTCACGTGCTTTCTACTCCCGCGTTGGCGGCCCGATGGCACAAAGAACCCACTGCAAATTCAGCGTCTGAAGAACAAGATGGGCAACGTTGCCAACGCCTCCAGCGAGACCGAGCTGCGGGGTGCACTGGCGTGGCGGGTGGGTGACGAAGGTCGTGGCGTGCGCACCATCATTGAAATGGTGTCATTAACTCGTTTCGATTGCATGATCGGCTCGTCCGCCGGGATGCGCCAGGCGGTCGTGCAGGCACTCCATCATAGTGCGCATCGCTCGGCGTTCGGCGCACGCCTCAGTGAACAGCCGTTGATGCAAAACGTACTGGCCGACCTGGTGCTGGAAAGTGAAGCAGCCTTAGCTTATACGTTGCGCATGGCGCAAGCCTTGGATCATCAGGATGATCCGGGAGAGCAGCGCCTATTGCGGCTGGGCACTGCCATCGGTAAATACTGGATCTGCAAGCGTACCCCCGGTCATGCGTATGAGGCCATGGAATGCATCGGTGGCAGCGGATTAATGGAAGACTGCATCATGCCGCGCCTGTTGCGCGAATCACCGGTGAATTCTATATGGGAAGGCAGCGGCAACGTGCAGTGCTTGGACGTGTTGCGGGCAACGCAGAAAGAGCCTGAAACCTTACAAGCGTTTTTGGATGAAGTAGGGCAGGCCGAGGGCGAGCATCCCGAGTTCGATGCCTTTATGAACCGCCTGGAGCATGATTTGGAGAATACAGAGGACATGCAATATCGGGCGCGTAACTTGACTGAGCGTTTGGCCTTAGCCATGCAAGCGTCGTTGCTGCTGCGCGGCAGTTGTCCGATCGTGGCTGATGCTTTTTGTCGCAGTCGCTTAAGTACCCATGTAGGGCTTAACTATGGCAATCTGCCAACGGGTATCGATTGTGCGACCATTATTCAGCGGGCTACACCGATGGTAAATGCATAG
- a CDS encoding sigma-70 family RNA polymerase sigma factor — MTTIALHHPSSNLARQTVVHTEEAKRLAEQGDKEIDRILVDRARQGDRRAYDFLVVKYQHRVAALIRRYTQNPQDISDLSQDTFIRAYQALGKFRGDSAFYSWLYRIAINTALSHVGSQHRTVSESDLSHDEQLHDWVNERHSVAGPEPEHDAEELHSVVQVAMAELPSDMAQALRHREWDGMSYEAIADAMQVPVGTVRSRIFRAREALEQRIRAWQASGESS; from the coding sequence GTGACTACCATTGCTCTGCATCATCCGTCATCAAATTTAGCTAGGCAGACGGTTGTGCACACCGAGGAAGCGAAGCGTTTGGCCGAACAAGGTGACAAGGAAATTGACCGCATATTGGTGGATCGAGCCCGTCAAGGTGATCGGCGTGCCTATGATTTTCTCGTGGTAAAATACCAGCATCGCGTAGCCGCACTAATTCGGCGATACACGCAGAACCCGCAAGACATCAGCGACCTGTCACAGGACACCTTTATCCGCGCCTACCAAGCGCTGGGAAAGTTCCGTGGCGACAGCGCCTTCTATTCATGGCTCTATCGCATCGCCATCAACACCGCGCTGAGTCATGTCGGTAGCCAGCATCGTACCGTCTCGGAAAGTGATTTGAGCCATGACGAGCAACTGCATGACTGGGTTAACGAACGCCACAGCGTCGCCGGGCCAGAGCCTGAACACGACGCAGAGGAGTTGCATTCGGTGGTGCAAGTAGCCATGGCCGAATTACCCAGCGACATGGCGCAGGCTTTGCGGCATCGCGAGTGGGACGGCATGAGTTATGAAGCCATTGCCGATGCGATGCAGGTGCCCGTAGGCACCGTTCGTTCACGAATTTTTAGAGCCCGCGAAGCGTTAGAACAACGCATTCGCGCTTGGCAGGCGAGTGGAGA